Below is a genomic region from Granulicella sibirica.
ATATCCAGTGGATGGACCCCAAGCTCATCGCGGAGCATCCGCTGTGGTTCCGGCACAACCAGGATGGGAGCCTGCAGTCTTCCGCGCCGGATATCGCGTTCACGTGCCAGTTCGGTGGGCACTTCAGCGAGCAGCAGCCTGCGATTATTCGCGAATTGAATGCCAACTACGACATCGACGGCCTTTACATGAACGGGTGGCCCACGATGCAGGTTTGCTACTGCGATAACTGCAGGAAGATCGGCGATCCTCACTCGGCGGAGTACAAAGCTGCGCTGATGGCAAGTGCTGGGGACCTCATCAACCTTTACAAGAGCGTCGTGATGGAGAAGAGCCCACATAACTTCTATAGCTGCAATCTTGGCGGCGGCCTGAAGGAGTCGGGGCTTGATCAGTGGAAGCTTACGCGAGAGGCGCTCTGGTATACGGCCGATAATCAGTCCCGTGCGAGCGTGATCGCGCCTGTGTGGCAGGATGCGCAGCAAGTGAAGTTTGCGCTTGCGCTGATGGGCGATCGGCCGGTAGCCGCAGTCTCGGCGAGTTATGCGCGGGCGGGTGCGATTAGTTGGCGGAATGTCACGGATACCTCAGTGGAGCCGGAGTGCCGCATGGCGCAGACGGCAGCCGCTGGCGGAGTCGTCTGGTATCACTGGCTGGGGCTTGAACAGGGCTTCCAGGAAGACCGCCGCTGGCAGAACCCGGGGCGCGACTTTCTTGCGTGGCACGCGAAGCATGACAAGCACTTTCACAATGTGAGGTCCCTTGCCCGTATCGCTATCGTTGTCGCACCCAAGTCGATGACCGTGTATGAGGCCCCCACCAAAGAGGATAAGACCGACTCGATCGAGGGGATGTACTCGGTGCTCGTCGAGGCGCGCATTCCCTTCGACTTCCTGCATGAAGAGGATCTCACGGTCGAGCACATGCAGCGGTATGCTGCGCTCATTCTGCCGAACGTTGCGTTGCTGAGCAATGCACAGTGCAAGGCGCTGGAAGCGTATGCGGATGGAGGGGGATCGCTGCTGGCTACCTTCGAGACGAGCCTCTATGACGAGACGGGAACGCCTCGCGACGATTTTGCGCTTGGTGAGTTGTTTGGCATCAAGAAGGTTGGAAGCCGACAGCGCTCCGAGCCCAAGTCCGCTGAGTCGATGACTTCGGTTCATCTTCAGTCCGTCAAGAAGAGGAATGCGCTTACGGCCGGCTTTGAAGATACGGAGTGGATAGCCGGGCCTGTGTGGAGTATTCCGCTGGCACCTGTCGCCGACCCGGTGATGACGACGATTCATCCCTATCCGGTGTATCCGCCTGAGGCGGTTTACACACGGCAGCCGCCTTCGGATTCGCCATCGATTGTTGCGCGGGAAAAGGGGCGGGCGCGGCTCGTTTATCTGGCCGGGGATATGGACGCGAGCTACTGGAGGCTGGACAATGTCGACCTTGGACGTCAGCTTACCAACGCGATTCGATGGGTTCTGCGGGATGAGCCTGGGACCGAGGTTGTGGGACAGGGGCTGATGGAGGTGTGTGCCTGGGAGACTGAGTCCGGCTTCGCGATCCACCTGCTGAATTACAACGGACCGAATGCCTTTCGTGGACGCATGCGTACGCCTGTGCCGCTTGGGGCTCAGACGGTGCGCGTGGTGGTGCCACGCGATGTACGGATCAAGACGGCTACGCTGCTTGCCGCGGAGATGCCGGTGAAGTTCCAGCAGCAGGGGCGCACGGTCAGGCTCACCGTGCCTGCCGTGAAGCTTTACGAGGTGGTGGCGCTGGAGGTTTGAGTGGGCAGCAGAACAGAGATGAGCGCAGGCGGTATGGGCGCCCACCTTAGTCGACGATAAGGCTGTCGACGAAGGTGGGGCACACAGGGTCTTGAAGTGCTTAGGGGGTTATTTGAAGTTAGAGGCCCATTTAGATGGGTTGGAGCCCATGGTCAGCTCGAGGGTGGCTCCGTTCATGATGTCGTCGTAGTGGATGACGGGGATGTTCAGGGGCTTGCCGTTGAGCGTGGCGGACTGGATGTAGACGTTCGTCGCGGAGTTATGCGGGGCGCGGACGGTGAAGGTCTTGTCGTTGGCCAGGCGGATGGACATGGCCTCGAACATCGGGCTGCCGATCATGTAGTCGCCTGATGCTGGGTTGACGGGGTAGAAGCCGAAGGCGGTGAAGAGGAACCACGCGGACATCTGGCCGCAGTCGTCGTCGCCGTCGAGGCCGGCGGGGGCGTTAGCGTACTCCTTGTTGGCGATCTCGCGAACCTTGGACTGGGTCTTGAAGGCCTGTCCACTGTAGTCGTAGAGATAGCCATAGTGGTGGCTGGGCTCGTTGCTGTGGACGTTGTGGCCGCCTGCGAAGTGCTGGTCGAGCATGGCGTTGTATTTGTCGGGCCCACCCATAAGATCGACGAGCCCGGGGACATCCTGCATGACGGCCCAGGTATAAACCCACGGGGAGCCTTCGGTGAAGCCGTCATCCGGCTTGGCCCAGGAGCCATCGAGATTCTTGCCTTGCATGAGGCCGGTCTCTTTGTTGAAGAGATTGCGGTAGTTCTGCGAGCGCTTGAGGAAGTAGTTGTAATCGGTCGTCTTGCCGAGGATCTTCGCGACCTGCGCGACACACCAGTCGTCGTAGGCGTCTTCGAGCGTGGAGGAGGCAGCTTCGGCGGTCTTATCGACGGGGATATAGCCGAGCTTCTTATAGTAGGTGAGGCCGGGGCGGGCCTCGTAGGGTGTGTGCTCTTCGCGGTCGCTCCAGAGGCGGGTGGTGTCGCCATCGGGTGGGGTCATGGCGTCCTTGTAGACGGCGTCCCATGCGGTGGCGTAGTCGAAGCCTTTGAAGCCTTTAATCATAGCTTCGGCAACGAGCGAGTCGGCGTGGGTGGCGATCATGATGTTGGTGTAGGAGGGGTTGGGCCACTTGGGCATCCAGCCGCCCTCTTTGTAGTTCTGCAGGAGGGCGGTGATCATGCCGGGGATGCGTTCGGGCGCGAGGAGGGTGAGGAGGCTGTTCTCGGCGCGGAAGGTATCCCAGATGGAGTAGGCGGTATAGGAGTGGCCGTTGTGGATGGTGTCGTCGAAGGCGCTGTAGTAGCGGCCTTGCTCGGAGAAGATTTTCGGATATAGGAGCGCGTGATAGAGGGCGGTGTATACGATGTGGCGCTGGTCGTCGGTGGCGCCTTCGATGTTGACGCGCGCGAGCTTCTCATTCCACGCGGTGTGGAGCTTCTGGCGGACGGCTTCGAAGTTCCAGTCGGGAATCTCGGCTGCGAGGTTGGCGCGGGCCTGGTCGATGCTAATGAAGGATGTGCCTATGCGGACTTCCACTGCTTCGCCTTGCGTCGTACGGAACTCGGCATACGCGCCGCGTTCGGCTTTGCCTGAGAGGCCATAGGTTTCGGCGTGATCGAAGGGCTTGCGGAACTGGACGACGAAGTAGCCCTTGAAATTCGGCAGGGGTATGTTGCCGAGGTGCTTGTCCATCCGATCCGGGTTATAGCCGGTGATCTCGTGGTTGGCCGCGTTAACTTCGGCGTGGCCCTCGATGCCGGGCCGGGAGGCTTCGACTAGTACGCGTGAGGCGTTTCCCGCTGGGAAGGTGAAGCGCATCAGGGCGCAACGCTCGGTCGCGGTGATCTCGGTGCGGACTCGCTCGCCCGTGGCGTCGGTGGTCCAGACGGAGTAGAAGTCGGGGTGGGTCTCTTCGTCGTTGTGGATGTAGGTGACGGCGCGGGCGTCGGGTGTGATCTTGAGATCGCCGGTTTGGGGGATGAGAGTGATGTAACCGTAGTCGCCCATCCAGATGGCGGGTTGGTGGGTGCCGATGAAGCCTGTGATTTTGGTGTCTTCGTATTTGTACGAGACGCCGCTGATCTTGTTCTGGCGAGTCTGCGGGGTCCAGGTGGTCATGCCAAAGGGTGGCGTGACGAAGGGCATCATGCCGCCGTAGCCGATGGGCCGCTGCCGGTTCCGATGTAGGGGTTGACCCAGGCGATGGGGTCGGCAAAGCAGGACTGGGATCCCGCCGTAACAAGCGCGAGGATCCCAGTCAGGATGAGGCGAAGTGAAGCAATGAAGCTAGAACGCATAACGCAGGCTGAACTGGAACTGGCGATCTGCGCCGTAGGTTCCGCCCTTCGTTCTGCTCAAGCCGAACGTTCCGGAGGTTGGGCCGGTATCCGGATTGTCGGGGGTTGGGTGGTTGAGGACGTTGAAGCCCTCCCCGCGGAAGACCATCGTCTGGTTGTCATGATTGGGAATGATATGGAACGTCTTGTTGAGGGCAAAGCTGTAGTTCTGGAAGCCAGTGCCGTTGATCTGGTTGCGGGATCCGCGAGGAGCGAACGTACCCGGAAGAGGTTGAGAGAAGGAGGCGGTACTGAACCACGGTGCGGTTCCGGTCTGGCCTGCGAAGTTTTTGTACGTTTGCACGTGAGAGACTTCGCGGTAGAGCTGCGTTCCCGAGCCCGTGCCGACGCCGGCGAAGTCGTTTCCGTTCGATACGTTGAGCGGGGGACCTGTCTGCGCCTGCAAGGTTCCGGAGAACTGCCAGCTACCGAGGGCAATGCGTTCTGCCATGTGGTTGGAGTGGTTGAACTGGTCGATGTTATAGACGAAGTTCGAGACGAAGACGTGACGGATGTTGAAGTCGCTGCGGCCCCAGTAGTTTGACTTATCGAAGGCGTTGGGAAGCTGCGTGCCGTTCGACGAACCGAAGTCGGAGCTGTTCGACCAGGTGTACGCTACGCCAAAGAGCAAGCCCTTGCTCAGACGGCGACGGAGATTCATCTGCAACGCGTTGTAGATGGAAGCGCCGCCATTGGTCGCCTGGTTGATGTTCGAGAAGCCCTTGTACGGACGGAGGGCATCGGTGGCAACACCCTGGCTTGAGGGCAGAAGCGTCGTACCGATCGGCAACTGGTTGACGTTAATCAGCTCCTCAAGGTGAATTCCGCGACGGCCGGCATAGGACATGGAGAAGACGCCGAGTGCCGGAAACTCCTGCTCCACGGTGAGGTTCCAGTTGTACGACTCAGGGCTCGGATAGTTGTAGGCCTGCGACGAGTAGTTGAAGGGGAAGTTGTTGCTTCCGACACCACCCGGGGCGTTGGCCTGTCCGAGGCTGACGGTGGATGACGGCTGGAACGGTGCATTGCCACCGGTGAAGACGTTATCCGTGATGCCGAGACGCTGGACATATCGTCCGCCGCCTCCGCGAATCACAAGACCCTGACGCGGCTGGTAGGTGATGCCGAAGCGAGGCTGGATATCGGTCTTCACCGTGGGCGAGTAGGCGTTGCTGAAGCCGCGGAAGAGACCCTGGAAACCGGCGAGGATAGCCGGATCCACATGGCCTGCCGCGCTCGACGGGAAGCCGCTGCCGGGGATGACGACGCCGTTGTAGCGATCGCCGCCAGTCACGACGTCCGTAGCAGGGTTGACCGTGACCGCGTTCGCCGGGTTATAGGACGCCGGGTTGAAGACAGACTGATTGCCCCAAATCGCGTAGTAGGGGTTGTAGAAGCTGTAACGAGCACCGGCCTCGATGACAAGCTGCGGCGTGGCGCGCCACTGATCCTGCAGGAAGCCCTCGTACATGGTGCTGCGATAGAGCGTGTAGGAGCGCTGCCCGATCTCTCCATAGGTGTCGAAGAGACCTTCCGCGGCGTTGGCGACGCCGATCTTGGTGGTAGTGCCGCCTGCGCGCTGGTCGGTGAAGGTGAACTTACCATTCTGGTTGTTGGTCGATCCGGGGGTGTTCGACACGGTGATCTGGTCGAAGTTGTTTTCCCCGCCGTACTCGAAGTTGAAGCCAATCTTGACGGTGTGATTACCCCAGACCTTGGTGACGTTGTCGGCGAAGTTATACACCACGCCGCCCGAGTGCGACGGGTACGGACCGCCATCGAGAAGAGTGAAGTTCGGAAGGCTGATGGTGGGGATCTTGTTGGGAATGGTCTTCGTCGCCGCAGAGTAGAGGAAGGGATAGTTGATCCCGTACTTCGTACGATCGTAGAGACCGCTTGAGGTATCGATGCCAATCGTCACGTGATCCGCGGCAGCGGACACGATCAGCTCGTTCACCATGGTGGGAGAGATCGTCCAAGCATAGTGAACGACGGCGACCTGATTCGGACGGTCGAAGATGCGGGGGTTGCGATTGAAGTTTCCGTAGTGCGGTGAGTAGTCGTGGTAGTTGTAGTTCAGCAGCGAGAAACGAAGGTGATGGGCCTCGAAGGGGATGTAGTCCATCACGATCGTGTCCTTGCGCTGCGTCTGCATCTCCGTCGCCGCATCCACCCAGTTATATGTGGTCGCCGACGCATTCGGAGCCGGGAAGGCGTTTAGCAGCGCGAGACCATTTGCGCTGAGATCGCTGGACGGAATCACATTGCCGGCATACGCAGCCCCCGTGGTGGGGCTGTAGATCTGGTTGACGCCTCCGTAGAAGATGTTCGGACTCAGCAATTCGCTGAAATTACCGGTGCGCATCAATGCGGTCGGAACCTTTTGAAAGACCGTGTCGTCGTTGTTGTATCTCAGGTACTCCTGGCCAAGCAGGAAGAAGAGCTTGCTCTTATCCTTGTTGAACACTTTAGGGATGTAGACAGGGCCGTTGAGATTCCAGCCGTACTGGTTGTAGCGGAATCCTGGCGGCTTATTCCGGATGGCCGCGCTGTTCGAGGGAAGCTTGCGCTGCCATGTATTCGCATTCAGGATCGTGTTGCGGAAGAACTCATACGCGGCTCCGTGAAAGGTGTTCGTACCGCTCTTGGGGACGATGCGGACCTGGCCGCCATCGGTGCGGCCATACTCTGCCTGGTAGCTGTTGGTGAGGATCTGTACCTGCGAGGTGGAGTCGACGTCCGCGACACCAACGCTTGTGCCGTTGGAGCGGGTGCGTACCGCAGGAGCACCGTCGATCGTGATGAGGCTCTCCTGGCTTCGCGCTCCGCCAATGTTGACGCCGTTATCGAGACCGAAGGCGAAGGACGCCATCGAGGCGTTACGCGTGACGCCGGGCTCGAGCTGCGAGAGATAGAGCGGGTTGCGGCCGTTGAGCTGAATGCTCTTGACCTGCTCCTGAGTGACGAGCTGGCCGACGACAGCACTCTCCGTCTGCACGCTGTTGGCGCCGGCTTCAACTGTGACGGTCGAGGTCGATTCGCCCACCTTCATGGCGACATCGATGTGGCGGCCGATGCTCGGGTCGACGTTCACGTTGTTGAGCGTAACGCTCTGGAAACCGGCCGCCTCGACCTTCACGGTGTAGTTCCCAGCCGTGACGTTCGGCAGGGTGAAGTTGCCGCTTTCATTTGTGCTCGCGGTGACCTCGCTTCCGGTAGCGTTGTTGCGAACGGTAACTTTCGCGTTGGGCAGCAAGGCCCCCGATGCGTCCGAAATGCCGCCCGAGAGCGAGGAACTATCCGACTGCCCATATGCGCTCCATACAGGCGGCGCCGCCAGGCTGATGAGGAAGAGTGATGCGAGTACTCGTGACTTGATGCGCACGTGAAACCTCCAAGGGTTGCGTTGAGACTGAAGCGGTTTCTTGCTTAGTTACCGCTTTCGTAGACATTGTTTGAGCGACCCGTTGTAGTGGACCGCAAGTGGGAGTGTCAACTGCTTTTTCGCGTATCGGGGGAGAGTCTGTTGATAACGGTCCCAGAAGTCAGACCACAGCGACGACGCGGGGGCAGGTGCGGAGCTTATGGAGGTTCGCAAGCGTCGTTTCCTGTTCGCGAGCGCCCCGAGCTTTTGTACCGAAAGACAGCGGTGTCGCGGGTTGGAGCGTCACGAGTGGCGGGCAGATGAGAAAACGTTCTCCGAAGGTAACCTCCTCCAAAAGTCGGACACATTGGTCGGACCACCTGTATCTTGAAGAAATCGTGAAAGATTCACCGTCGCCCTCGGATTAGTGCTTTTTCGCGGCCCGTTCCGGAGGTTACCTCACCGTGCGCGGCGGCCCTTGGAGACATGGCCCGGAGCCGTAAAGCGACGTCTACCGCTCTCGGATTTTGCGGCTCGATGCTCCGCGGATCTCAGCGCGACAGGCATTACGATGGGTACGTCGACGCATGGCTGCACAGGGACGCATCACGGGCGGAACGACGCGTGAAAAGGAGAACGAAATCAAAGCTCGCAGCCTCAAGGCGCACCAGGCGATCACCCTCTCGCTCCTCTTTCTAGCTGGGATCGTGAATTTTCTCGACCGGGCATCGCTCTCGGTGGCGAACACGACCATACGCGCCGAGATGCACTTGAACGGTACGCAGATAGGCCTTCTCCTCTCCGCGTTCTCGCTTGCGTACGGGTTTGCACAACTGCCGCTGATTGGCCTGCTTGATCGTGCGGGGATGCGTTCGATCCTCGGTGGCGGCCTTCTGCTCTGGTCGTCGGCGCAGATGCTGACTGGCCTCATTCGCGGGTTGCCCGCATTTCTGTTCTTGCGGGTTATGCTCGGCGTGGGCGAGGCTCCCTTCTATCCGTGCGGAGTCCGGAGTATGCGCGAGTGGTTCACAGCGGAGAGCCGGGGCCGCGCCACCGCGATCATGAGCAGCTCGCAAACGATTGGCCTCGCGGTCGCGCCGCCTGTGTTGACCTACATGATGCTCCGGCTTGGGTGGCGAACGATGTTCATCGTGCTTGGGCTGTGTGGCGTCGCGGTGGCGCTCGGTTGGATTGTGTTGCATCGTCCGCGCCGCGCCACGATCTTTCGTGAAGCTGAGGATGGCACCGTACACGAGAGTGCCTGGAGGGTGCTGTTGCGACAGCGCATGGTCCACGGGATGATGCTTGGCTTTGGCGGCATCAACTACACCAACTGGCTCTACACGGCGTGGCTGCCTGGTTATCTCCAGAGCGAGCGCCATCTCTCCCTCGCTCGCAGCGGATGGGTTGCGGCAATTCCCTTTCTATCGGGAGGCGTCGGCATGTTGACGAGCGGTATCGTCGCCGACCGGTTCGCACGCGCGGGCACGCCTCTGCCGACGGTGCATCGCAGGAATCTCGTCATCGGCATGGTGCTCTCGGCCGCGAGCACGCTCGTGGTGGCGCATAGCCATACGACAATGGGGGCAGTCGCCGGCATCAGCTTCGCGCTCTTCTGTATTCACTTCGCGGGCACATCCGGATGGGGCTATACGCAGGCCGTCAGCCCCGGACATCTTGTGGCCTCGCTCAGCGCGTTGCAGAACTTTGCCGCTTTCATGATCGCTTCGGCGGCTCCTGTGGTGACCGGGATGATCCTCGATCGGACACAGTCGTTCAGTCTGGCACTCAGCCTTTGCAGCGCGGTAACGCTGCTTGGAGCATTGAGCTATGCAACGCTTGCCGCGCCAAAGCCTATGACGTCGAGCGTTGCGGCGGCTCCGGTGTAGACGAGTTACAACCATGCATCGCCGGATTCGCCGCAGGCGGTCAACAACACACAGAGGTGAGATAAGTGAATCGACGTGAACTTCTGCAAGGCGGTGCGGCCGCGGTGTCCGCTTTCCTTCCTGCACCACAAAGAGCTACGACCGGAAACCTGAGCGGCATATCAATCGATGTGCTTCGCGTTCCAGACCTGGTGCGTATCTTCACTGGTACCACGGCTGACACCACGAGCGTTCTGCAAGCGCGTGGCGGCAGGTGGTCCGGTAGTGGTGTGGATCTTACTTACAACGTTGAGCAGGGGCGAGGTGTGCTGACGCTCGATGCCCAGGGTGTCCGGCTTAGACGTGTTCACCTGCGTTGGAACGGCACGATCAGCGAGAGGCTCACCGTGCTTGGGGATGCGTGGGAGCGGAGCTATGGGGATCTTGCGTGGCTTCCGATGCAGGCCGAACGGGTTCTCCCTTGGTACTGTCTTGTGCAGGATGGGGCGGAGACCCACGGCTTCGGGGTCGAGACGGGTGCTTCTGCTTTTGCATTCTGGCAGGTGGATACGAACGGGATCTCCCTATGGCTCGATACGCGAAACGGCGGCAACGGCGTTGCGCTTAAGGCTCGTTCGCTTGTCTTGGCGACGGTTGTAACGATGCAGAGCCTACCCGGAGCGAATGCTCACCAGACGGCGCAGGCTTTGTGTCGCCGAATGGCGCCGAAGGTGGTGCTTCCAAAGAAGCGTGGAAAGTATTCGCTGGGCGCGCTGTATGGGAGTAACGACTGGTACTACGCTTATGGGAAGAACAGCCCGGAGGGTATTCTCCGGGATGCCGAAGTCATTCGCGAGGTGGCTCCTTCAGGTGCGGCGCGTCCGTTTACCGTGATCGACGATGGGTATCAGGATCCCAAACGCTTTCCCGGCATGCAGAGGCTTGCGGAGGATATTCGCCGGCGCGAGGTTAATCCAGGGATATGGGTTCGGCCGTTGCGCGCTCCTTCCACGGCGGCATCGTCCTGGCTTCTTCCGGGGAGCCGGTTCGGGCGTCACCAGGAGAGGGCGAAGGAGTTGGCCTATGACCCTACCGTGCCGGATGCTCGCCGTGCCGCGCTGGACGTCGTACGTGAGGCAGGGGCCTGGGGATACGATCTCATCAAGCATGACTTCACTACCTACGAGTTGCTCGGCCAGTGGGGGAACGAGATGGGCCCCTCCCCCACGGTTGACGGGTGGAGCTTTCATGACGAGACGAAGACGAACGCGGAGATTATTCGCGAGTTCTATCGAGACATTCGCACGGCTGCGGGAGAAGACCGCATCGTGATCGGATGCAACACAGTGGGCCACTTATCTGCTGGTCTTTTCGACGCGCAACGAACGGGCGATGACGTCAGCGGGAGGACGTGGGAGCGGACGCGGCGCATGGGAGTCAACACGCTTGCGTTCCGTCTCCCGCAGCATGGCATCTTCTTTGCCATCGATGCCGACTGTATTCCGATTACGAAAGACATTCCCTGGAACCTGACCGAGCAGTGGCTGCGCGTCGTGGCGGCGACGGGTTCCGTGCTTCTGATCTCGCCTGAGCCAGGTACGGTTGGGCCGGAACAGAAAAGGGCGATTCGGGAGGCCTTTGCGCAATGCGCTGCGCAACAGACACATAGCGAGCCTGCGGATTGGCAGGCATCGCGTACGCCGACGGATTGGACGAGCGGTTCCGACCACAAACGCTATGACTGGCTCACGGAAGAAGGAGCGAGCCCCTTCCCGGCCTAGCGCTCCGGATGCAGATGCATGGTGAGGAACTGGATGTAGACGTCCAGGTCCGTGGGCACCATGCCGTGTCCGCCGGAGTGCATGGAGTAGGCAAGATCGTGCAGGATCGGCTGCCCGGCTGCAGGCCACACGTCGGTATCGAGAGGATCTTTTCCGAGTAGCTTGTAGACTGGGCCAGCCGCGACGGCTGAGAGAAACTCACCCTTGGGATCGGACCAGAAGTCTGTGTCGCCCGTCTGCAAGAGCAGGGGCCTCGGAGCAATCAACGCTACGAGCAAATTGGCGTCCATTGGCGCTGTGTCTGGGAAGCCGCCGTATTTCTGGTAATCCGCCGCGAACTGGTAGGGAAAGCGCCCGGGCGCGACGAGGTGAGCGACGGTTTCGCCGTAGTCCCGATGGCTGAGCGCTGCGCCACCCTCGCCGGAGCAGCTTGCGATAACGGCGGCGAAGCGCTGATCGTGCGCCCCGGCCCACATGACCGTCTTACCCAGGCGCGATACGCCGTGGATCGCGACCCGCTTCGCATCGATTCCCTTATCGGTCTCGAAGTAGTCCTCGACGCGGCTCATGCCCCATGCCCATGCGGAGACCGCACCCCACTCGTCGGGTGCGGGTGCCGTCTGTCCAGGCTTGAGATACCGGGCGCGGATGCCGTTCGAGAATCCCGAGGCATAGTCGGGGTCGACGTCACCGTAGTAGAACGTGGCGAAGCCGAAGCCGGCGGCGAGTAGAGGCTCAACATCGACCCTTCCAAAGCCCTTACCCTTCGGCGCTGGGACTCTAGTGTTCGTCTTCGGATCCCATATCTCGGACGGCCTGATTCCCGGGTCATCTGCTGCGTTCGAAACGGCACCGAAGTTGATGCTCAGCAGCATAGGCACCGGCTTCTTTGCTGCCGCAGGCAGGTAGACGAGGAGGTTGATTTTCGGACCGCTGTGATCTTTCGTCAGGTAGATCATCACCTGTTTGCGGATAGCCTTGCCGCTAAGCGCGGGCGTGCCTTTATCGAAGATATCGAAGCTCTCATCGGCGGGACGACCGGGTGCGCGACCGTACTGCTGCGTCTCGAAGATCTCGACAATCTCGGGCCTGCGTTTCGTGGTCCAGGTCTTCGCGTCACGCACAGGCTTGCCGTCGTTGAGCTTGAGGGGATCGGGAAGCGTGTAGGTCCCCGTCTTCGACTCGTCGTAGTTCACCGGGATTCCCGCGACCGTCGACGGCAGCGCTTGCGCGGCGGCAGGCGCCTGGGCAGCGGCGAGCACGGGAGACGAAAGTGTCAGGGCAAAGCACACACCACATAGCAACCGCATGTCTGGTTGAACCTCGCTCGAAAAACTCAAAAGAAAGCAAGCGAACCCTAACGTTCTGGTCTGACCTCTGTCAAGATGCGCTACTTCGGGTGGTTGACCGGAGACATTTCGCCACCGCTCTTTGTGCCAGGCTCGAACAGCGCATCCTTGCATCCGGCGGGTGCGTTCACGGGGTTGCAGCGTGCGGGGACGCCCCCAGGAAGGCCGACGGTGTATCCACTCCACGGCGCGGGCTCGGACAGCGGGAAATCAGTGCTCATGATCTGAACGCCGCTTGCCAGCAGAGCATCGCGCCGCGTGGTGTCGTTATCGCGGCCTGCGTCGGTGTTGTAGTCGACGCGCGTTCGCACGAGATAGCCGCTCTTGACAAGAGGATTGATCACCTCGGGCGTTCCGCGATCGCGCTCGATGAATGCTGCTTCCGGTTGGCCGGGGTCGGAGTTGGTGAAAAGTACGCGGTCATGCAGACCGGCGTGACCAGCGAGGTAAGCGGGAGCGGACTTCTTGATGTAGAGGAGAAACATGACCTTGCCGCGAGACTTCTGGAGCGTCGGCCACTTGCCCGCGAGGACAGCGGCTTCAAGGGTGGGGTAGCTCCCGCGCACCTGGTCGGGCGTGATGATCTCCTTTTCCCGGAAGACGGAGCGGATCTCGCGGTCAAGCGAATCCCATGTGTCGGCTGTCCATGGCTCGGCCTCGACCGCGCCGGGAAGCTGGCTGATCTTGCCCTGCTTATCCTCGATCAGGATGAAGAGCGGCACGTGGTGCGGGTGCTGCTTCGACCAGCCGCGAATGTCCTGCAGGCACTGCACGAATCGCTGGCAACTGCTGCGCTCGTTCAGGTCGCCGAGATGCACGACCTTGA
It encodes:
- a CDS encoding alpha-amylase family protein, producing MKTTRRDFAIMGAGSLLSGLTVPSLLASTEAIPVANKVPVSAGPWYRRVKRTGQTNFNERDPQNANVEQWADYWASTKVQALALSVSGPVAFYPTRIPYFHRSSFLGERDLFGDCVKAAKARGMRIYGRMSPDIQWMDPKLIAEHPLWFRHNQDGSLQSSAPDIAFTCQFGGHFSEQQPAIIRELNANYDIDGLYMNGWPTMQVCYCDNCRKIGDPHSAEYKAALMASAGDLINLYKSVVMEKSPHNFYSCNLGGGLKESGLDQWKLTREALWYTADNQSRASVIAPVWQDAQQVKFALALMGDRPVAAVSASYARAGAISWRNVTDTSVEPECRMAQTAAAGGVVWYHWLGLEQGFQEDRRWQNPGRDFLAWHAKHDKHFHNVRSLARIAIVVAPKSMTVYEAPTKEDKTDSIEGMYSVLVEARIPFDFLHEEDLTVEHMQRYAALILPNVALLSNAQCKALEAYADGGGSLLATFETSLYDETGTPRDDFALGELFGIKKVGSRQRSEPKSAESMTSVHLQSVKKRNALTAGFEDTEWIAGPVWSIPLAPVADPVMTTIHPYPVYPPEAVYTRQPPSDSPSIVAREKGRARLVYLAGDMDASYWRLDNVDLGRQLTNAIRWVLRDEPGTEVVGQGLMEVCAWETESGFAIHLLNYNGPNAFRGRMRTPVPLGAQTVRVVVPRDVRIKTATLLAAEMPVKFQQQGRTVRLTVPAVKLYEVVALEV
- a CDS encoding GH92 family glycosyl hydrolase → MMPFVTPPFGMTTWTPQTRQNKISGVSYKYEDTKITGFIGTHQPAIWMGDYGYITLIPQTGDLKITPDARAVTYIHNDEETHPDFYSVWTTDATGERVRTEITATERCALMRFTFPAGNASRVLVEASRPGIEGHAEVNAANHEITGYNPDRMDKHLGNIPLPNFKGYFVVQFRKPFDHAETYGLSGKAERGAYAEFRTTQGEAVEVRIGTSFISIDQARANLAAEIPDWNFEAVRQKLHTAWNEKLARVNIEGATDDQRHIVYTALYHALLYPKIFSEQGRYYSAFDDTIHNGHSYTAYSIWDTFRAENSLLTLLAPERIPGMITALLQNYKEGGWMPKWPNPSYTNIMIATHADSLVAEAMIKGFKGFDYATAWDAVYKDAMTPPDGDTTRLWSDREEHTPYEARPGLTYYKKLGYIPVDKTAEAASSTLEDAYDDWCVAQVAKILGKTTDYNYFLKRSQNYRNLFNKETGLMQGKNLDGSWAKPDDGFTEGSPWVYTWAVMQDVPGLVDLMGGPDKYNAMLDQHFAGGHNVHSNEPSHHYGYLYDYSGQAFKTQSKVREIANKEYANAPAGLDGDDDCGQMSAWFLFTAFGFYPVNPASGDYMIGSPMFEAMSIRLANDKTFTVRAPHNSATNVYIQSATLNGKPLNIPVIHYDDIMNGATLELTMGSNPSKWASNFK
- a CDS encoding TonB-dependent receptor, with amino-acid sequence MRIKSRVLASLFLISLAAPPVWSAYGQSDSSSLSGGISDASGALLPNAKVTVRNNATGSEVTASTNESGNFTLPNVTAGNYTVKVEAAGFQSVTLNNVNVDPSIGRHIDVAMKVGESTSTVTVEAGANSVQTESAVVGQLVTQEQVKSIQLNGRNPLYLSQLEPGVTRNASMASFAFGLDNGVNIGGARSQESLITIDGAPAVRTRSNGTSVGVADVDSTSQVQILTNSYQAEYGRTDGGQVRIVPKSGTNTFHGAAYEFFRNTILNANTWQRKLPSNSAAIRNKPPGFRYNQYGWNLNGPVYIPKVFNKDKSKLFFLLGQEYLRYNNDDTVFQKVPTALMRTGNFSELLSPNIFYGGVNQIYSPTTGAAYAGNVIPSSDLSANGLALLNAFPAPNASATTYNWVDAATEMQTQRKDTIVMDYIPFEAHHLRFSLLNYNYHDYSPHYGNFNRNPRIFDRPNQVAVVHYAWTISPTMVNELIVSAAADHVTIGIDTSSGLYDRTKYGINYPFLYSAATKTIPNKIPTISLPNFTLLDGGPYPSHSGGVVYNFADNVTKVWGNHTVKIGFNFEYGGENNFDQITVSNTPGSTNNQNGKFTFTDQRAGGTTTKIGVANAAEGLFDTYGEIGQRSYTLYRSTMYEGFLQDQWRATPQLVIEAGARYSFYNPYYAIWGNQSVFNPASYNPANAVTVNPATDVVTGGDRYNGVVIPGSGFPSSAAGHVDPAILAGFQGLFRGFSNAYSPTVKTDIQPRFGITYQPRQGLVIRGGGGRYVQRLGITDNVFTGGNAPFQPSSTVSLGQANAPGGVGSNNFPFNYSSQAYNYPSPESYNWNLTVEQEFPALGVFSMSYAGRRGIHLEELINVNQLPIGTTLLPSSQGVATDALRPYKGFSNINQATNGGASIYNALQMNLRRRLSKGLLFGVAYTWSNSSDFGSSNGTQLPNAFDKSNYWGRSDFNIRHVFVSNFVYNIDQFNHSNHMAERIALGSWQFSGTLQAQTGPPLNVSNGNDFAGVGTGSGTQLYREVSHVQTYKNFAGQTGTAPWFSTASFSQPLPGTFAPRGSRNQINGTGFQNYSFALNKTFHIIPNHDNQTMVFRGEGFNVLNHPTPDNPDTGPTSGTFGLSRTKGGTYGADRQFQFSLRYAF